A genomic window from candidate division TA06 bacterium includes:
- a CDS encoding TRAM domain-containing protein, whose product MLIKTQQAITIESNRADIGKTFTVLVEKESKRSHGQFMGRNEGNKTVAVNSSREFKPGQLVKVKIEKTTQATLVGETV is encoded by the coding sequence ATGTTGATCAAAACACAGCAGGCAATAACCATTGAATCCAACCGGGCCGATATCGGCAAAACATTCACTGTCCTGGTGGAGAAGGAAAGCAAGCGGTCCCACGGCCAGTTCATGGGCCGGAACGAAGGAAACAAGACCGTGGCGGTGAATTCAAGCAGGGAGTTTAAGCCCGGCCAGCTGGTTAAAGTAAAGATAGAAAAGACCACCCAGGCCACGCTGGTGGGCGAGACGGTTTGA
- a CDS encoding asparagine synthetase B, whose translation MIFSAVFCLSLASPACSGGILIPMDLNQSDHLKAYGVVYRCLQQGIKVQWLLNYRGGSFLTDENQMVGQLCNLRGVSFSVISDGDIQSLYGQMEAANMERIELEKAPKLAVYVPPTYDPWDDAVRLVLDYAEVPYATLWDEEVLAGALSQYDWLHLHHEDFTGQYGKFYLNYQNTDWYRNDVRVNTRTAQKLGYKKVSKLKLAVGQEIRKYLFQGGFLFAMCSAPSTLDITLAAAATDIVPQEFDGDPVDPGYAAKLDFSQTLAFRDFSLMVNPYVYEHSDIDVNNQPGGPQISSEPENSPAARGAGSYFSLFDFSAKYDPVSCMLVQNHVALVREFLGQDTGFRRSKIKPGIVVLAEVAGSDEVKYLHGIYGQGSFAYYGGHDPEDYQHLVGDPATDLRLYRNSPGYRLILNNILFPAAKKKQLKT comes from the coding sequence CTGATATTTTCCGCTGTTTTCTGCTTGTCCCTTGCTTCCCCGGCTTGCAGCGGGGGAATTCTGATTCCCATGGACCTGAACCAGTCCGACCACCTCAAGGCCTATGGCGTGGTTTACCGCTGCCTGCAGCAGGGGATCAAGGTCCAGTGGCTTTTGAACTACCGGGGCGGTTCATTTCTCACCGATGAAAATCAGATGGTGGGCCAGCTCTGCAACCTGCGGGGGGTAAGCTTCTCCGTCATTTCCGATGGAGACATCCAGTCCCTTTACGGGCAGATGGAAGCGGCCAATATGGAGCGGATCGAATTGGAAAAAGCTCCTAAACTGGCAGTCTATGTCCCGCCCACCTATGATCCCTGGGATGACGCGGTGCGGTTAGTTCTGGATTACGCCGAGGTGCCCTATGCCACGCTGTGGGACGAGGAGGTGCTGGCCGGGGCCTTGTCGCAATACGACTGGCTGCACTTGCATCACGAAGATTTTACCGGGCAGTACGGCAAGTTCTACCTGAACTACCAGAACACCGACTGGTACCGCAACGATGTGCGGGTCAACACCAGGACGGCCCAAAAGCTGGGTTATAAGAAGGTCAGCAAGCTGAAACTGGCAGTGGGGCAGGAAATAAGAAAATACCTGTTCCAGGGCGGCTTTTTGTTTGCCATGTGCTCGGCTCCGTCCACCCTGGACATTACCCTGGCGGCGGCCGCCACCGACATCGTGCCCCAGGAATTTGACGGGGATCCGGTTGATCCCGGCTATGCCGCCAAGCTGGATTTCAGCCAGACCCTGGCCTTCCGGGATTTCAGCCTGATGGTCAACCCGTATGTTTACGAGCATTCCGACATTGACGTCAACAACCAGCCCGGCGGACCTCAAATCTCATCTGAGCCGGAAAACAGCCCGGCGGCCAGGGGGGCCGGCAGTTATTTTTCCCTGTTCGATTTTTCGGCCAAGTATGACCCCGTCTCCTGCATGCTGGTGCAAAACCACGTGGCCCTGGTGCGCGAATTCCTTGGCCAGGACACGGGTTTCAGAAGATCAAAGATCAAACCGGGGATCGTGGTCCTGGCCGAAGTGGCAGGAAGCGACGAAGTAAAATATTTGCATGGCATTTACGGCCAGGGAAGCTTCGCTTACTATGGCGGACACGACCCCGAGGACTACCAGCATCTGGTGGGCGATCCGGCCACCGACTTAAGGCTCTACCGCAATTCCCCCGGCTACCGGCTGATCCTGAACAACATCCTTTTCCCGGCGGCCAAGAAGAAGCAGCTGAAAACCTGA
- the hflX gene encoding GTPase HflX: MSEKAILVSLVTGRVNPYEAEESLEELCRLASTAGAQVIDIVVQRRHRPDPAFFVGKGKVEEIARGVIDSGATVVIFDHGLSPSQAFKIKEAAGCRVIDRSELIMDIFALHARTAEAKIQVEMAQLQYRFSRLVGAGLQMSDPGGGIGTRGPGEKQLELDRRKIKNRISALKKELKKVEVQRQTQRKSRSRMFKVALVGYTNAGKSTLMNLLSKAGVKVEDRLFATLDATTRQVVLASGHKFLLTDTVGFIRRLPHQLVASFKATLEEVAEADLMLHLVDTPHRARQEEMDAVHAVLKELKIDRPEILVFNKIDKLDGKTLNELKWSNPRALFISALEGKGRKEMEQAIAEQMMGNS; this comes from the coding sequence ATGTCCGAAAAAGCCATCTTAGTCAGCCTGGTGACGGGCCGGGTAAATCCCTACGAGGCCGAAGAATCCCTGGAGGAGCTGTGCCGGCTGGCCAGCACCGCCGGGGCCCAAGTCATAGACATCGTGGTTCAACGGCGGCACCGCCCGGACCCTGCATTTTTCGTAGGCAAGGGCAAGGTGGAAGAGATCGCCCGGGGAGTGATAGACAGCGGGGCTACGGTGGTGATCTTTGACCACGGGCTTTCGCCCAGCCAGGCCTTCAAGATCAAGGAAGCGGCGGGCTGCCGGGTGATAGACCGCTCGGAGCTGATCATGGATATCTTCGCTTTGCATGCCCGCACCGCCGAGGCTAAGATCCAGGTGGAGATGGCCCAGCTGCAGTACCGGTTCTCGCGTCTGGTGGGCGCCGGCCTGCAGATGTCCGATCCCGGCGGCGGCATCGGCACCAGGGGTCCGGGCGAGAAGCAGTTGGAGCTGGACCGACGGAAGATCAAGAACCGGATTTCCGCCCTGAAGAAGGAGCTGAAAAAAGTGGAGGTCCAGCGGCAGACCCAGCGCAAATCCCGCAGCCGGATGTTCAAAGTAGCCCTGGTGGGCTACACCAACGCCGGCAAGTCCACTTTGATGAACCTGCTTTCCAAGGCCGGGGTCAAAGTGGAGGACCGCCTTTTTGCCACCCTGGACGCCACCACCCGGCAGGTGGTGCTGGCCTCGGGCCATAAATTCCTCTTGACAGACACCGTGGGTTTCATCCGCCGGTTGCCCCACCAGTTAGTGGCTTCGTTCAAGGCCACCCTGGAAGAGGTGGCCGAGGCCGACCTGATGCTGCATCTGGTCGACACCCCACACCGGGCCCGACAGGAGGAGATGGATGCGGTCCATGCCGTGCTGAAAGAATTGAAGATAGACCGGCCGGAGATCCTGGTCTTCAACAAGATCGACAAATTAGACGGAAAAACTTTGAACGAACTTAAATGGAGCAATCCCCGGGCGCTGTTCATCTCGGCGCTGGAAGGCAAGGGGCGCAAAGAGATGGAGCAGGCGATAGCGGAGCAGATGATGGGGAACTCATAA